A genomic region of Microscilla marina ATCC 23134 contains the following coding sequences:
- a CDS encoding TetR/AcrR family transcriptional regulator, with the protein MKDVIVKTAIRLFNQKGFAHVSMKQIADELKMSAGNLSYHFKTKEVLLANIYTQMRTEAVNYILPDTYLTLHHFEEIIQKFTQHQQQYAFFFQDVVNIVRAYPEIAAQYHETTQKRFVQARQLINYYIETERLKPADEAVNYDQLIHVVWMVTTFWASQAQIAQMPGYTVNQCQPIELLWNLIIPLMTKKGKEEYKQIRKFVKLNKS; encoded by the coding sequence TTGAAAGATGTCATTGTAAAAACAGCCATTCGTTTGTTCAACCAAAAAGGTTTTGCCCATGTATCTATGAAACAAATTGCCGATGAGCTAAAGATGAGTGCTGGAAACCTGAGTTATCATTTTAAAACCAAAGAAGTATTGTTGGCGAATATTTACACCCAAATGCGCACTGAGGCTGTAAACTATATTTTGCCTGATACCTACCTTACTTTGCATCATTTCGAAGAGATTATCCAAAAGTTTACCCAACACCAACAGCAGTATGCTTTTTTCTTTCAAGATGTGGTAAACATCGTACGGGCTTACCCAGAAATTGCCGCTCAATATCACGAAACCACCCAAAAACGTTTTGTGCAAGCCCGCCAATTGATCAATTATTATATTGAAACAGAGCGGCTTAAGCCCGCAGACGAAGCAGTAAACTATGATCAGTTGATACATGTAGTCTGGATGGTGACTACTTTTTGGGCATCACAGGCACAAATTGCCCAAATGCCCGGTTATACAGTCAATCAGTGTCAGCCTATAGAGCTATTATGGAACCTGATTATTCCATTGATGACCAAAAAAGGCAAAGAAGAATACAAGCAAATACGAAAGTTTGTAAAGCTTAATAAATCATAA